Below is a window of Rhizobium jaguaris DNA.
TGTCGAGCGCGCTGCGGCGGCTGGAGACCGAACTGGCAATGAAGCTCGTCGAACGAGCATCCGGAGAACTTGCCACCCTGCTCGCCAGTTCTAAGGTACAGAAGAGCCTGCAGCCGATCCTGTCGGCCATGCGGCAGCTCTCGGCATTGACGAAGGAGCCGCCCGCGCCGGAGAACTATGCGCAATGGGCGGCTCGCCTTCCGTTGAAGATCGCCACCATCGAGCGTTTCCTTGAGGTCGCCGATCAGGGCAGCATCAATCGCGCGGCCCGCCGTCTGCGTCTTGGTCAGCCGCAACTTTCGCTGCAAATTGCCAATCTGGAAGAATTGTTCGGCTGCCGCCTGTTTGAACGTCAGGCGCAGGGCTCTGTGCTGACTGATGCAGGCCGCGACGTCTATGCGATCCTCGCCAGTATCGCCCAGGCATGGGATGAGATGAAGGCGGCGGCGGACGAGCGATTTCAGCGGACGGCGCGCGCCGTGCGCATCGGGTCGATCATCCCGACGGGATCGGAGAGCTGGGTAGCCCGCTCGCTTGCCAGCCTCGTGGCGCGCTGGAACATCAGCGGCAACCGCAACACGCTGTCCCTGATGCTGATGACCGCCGACGATCTGCGTGAGGCGCTGAGGTCCGGCCGCATCGATGTCGCCATTGTCGATTCCGTCTTCGGCCTCGACGCTTTCGAGCATATGGAACTGGTGGCGACCGACATGGTGGCGATCGCACCGCCTGACAGCACGGAGCAGACCCTGACGGCATTGGTCGAAAACCATCCGCTCTGCGTGCCGAGCCCGCGCACCGGCATCGGCAATGCCGCCATGGCTTTCGGTTTTGACAGCGGCGACCGCCGCCGGTTTCGCGGCCGCGACATCACCTCGGCCGACTCGCTGCCCGTCATCGTCGATCTTGTCGCCAATCACGGCTATGTTTCATTTCTCGGCCGCGTCAGTGCCGCACCGATCGCCGACAAGGTCCGGATCGTCAACCCGGACCACGTGCTGCCGCTGTCCTATCACCTCGCCCACAACGGCCGTCGAGCTTCGATCGACGCCTGCCGGCTGATCCAGGAGGCGGTGCGGGAGCTGGTGGGCAGGCCGAAAGTCGATAGCGTCCAGCCATCCGGAACCATGCCTTCCCCTTGAGCGTTATCTTAATGTCCCTGTTTGTGCGGGGACAGTGCCACCCGGGCCGGCGCAGGTGTCGCCGGTCTTGCGGGTGCGTTCAAGGAGAAGAGAAATGAGGATCATCTCAACAGCGTTAGTGGCGCTGGGTATCCTCGCTTTGCCAGTGACCAATGCTGAGGCTTACCATTACTATCACTATCACCATTGGCACCACCACTACGGCGGCCCCAGCGTGGTGATCTCGCCTGGCTTCGGCGTCTATGTCGGGCCAAGCTACGGCTATCGTCACTACTACTATCGCGATTATTATCGTGACCGCTATTGGGGCAGCCCGTATTATGGGTCGTATTATGGGTATGGGCACTACCGTTATTGGCATCGCCCTTATTGGAGCGACCGCTATTACAGCCCGTGGTACTGAGCGGGTGGTCAGCCCGCGCCGGCAGGCAGGATAAGATGAAGAACGGCGCCAGAAGGCGCCGTGGGCATAGTTGTTCGGCTTCCGCGAGGTGAGATCAGGCCGGGTTCAGCACATGCACGGCATGCGCCGCCATCAGGTCCTTCACCTTCTCCCCACAGGCCGCCATATGCGCCGAGGCGGCATGTGCCTTGAGCGCGGCCATGCTTTCCCATTTTTCGACCACCACGAATGTATCGGGACCGAACGCGGGATTGGCGCCCTCGACATCCACCACGGCGGTATATTCGATGCAGCCGTCTTCGGCGTGCACAGCCGGGACATTCGCCTGAAAGGCTTCGAGCACGGCGGCACGCTTGCCCGGCAGCGCGGTAAGGATAGCGAGAACGTGGATCATGATGTTTCCTTTGAATGGATGGGATGATGCTGAGGCAAGGGGTCGGATTGCGCAGATTGCGCGCGGTTGCGACGAATATCACAAATAGACGGCGATCGAACGCTTGACTTCACCTCGGTGCAGCCGGGGCGCAATCAAAGTGATTACATGACAATCGCCAAATACTAGTGCTTCCTTATATTCATAAAAAAGACGGGAGGATGCCGATGTCAGCTGAATGGCCAATGTTCATATTGCAGTCGATCGTGGTTTTTGGCTTGGTGGGAGCCCTGTTCATCAGGGCATAGCAATCATCGCCAAGTCCCTTGCCGCTTGAACCGCATTTCCCGGTTTCGAAAACAGCAGCCCGACCGGTCAGACGGTCGAGCTGCTGTACGATCCGATCAGGGGTCAAATCCAACCAGATCATAAATCACTAAGTTGAACTTATTATAAGTCAACTACTATTTTTGGCTTTCCTATCATCCAAACCGTGCACACCTCATACCAAGACCACGCCCGGTCAATCGTGCCCACGCCCACGATATGTCGTTGGAACGCCAGCCGCTTCATGGCATTGCGCGAGAGTTTCCAGCCATGCTGCCAGTCCATCCGGCACTTCGGCATTCCCCGCTTCCATCGCCTCCACCCACGACAAATCGCATTGCAGGGCGCTTGCCAAATTGATCGGCGTCCAACGGATATGCAAAAGGCATTCAGAAAAGCGTTCTGGGGTCATGATATTCTCCGCGATAGCATTCAAGGTGTCAGCGAGTGGTGCGAAGTCAGAGAAGCTTGCCTATGCTCGATCGCATCGGTCGCGACGCGAGGCATTAGCATAAAAAAGCTCAAGAACTTCTAACGGTATAACTATCTTATTTTTATGGGAGAAAAATGGTGCCGCTTACGTGAGGCATTTCCTGAAATCTAAGGCGTTGAATACAAACGACCCCTACAGGAGGGTAGTGAGCCACGATGTCTCACTTTCGCGTTCCAGTTTCCTATACGAGTAATAGGCGTGGAGCAACATACCAGCAAACGCACCTCTAAATGCTAGCTGCAAGGCGGCGTTGTTGCGGCGCTCAGATAGAAATAAAGTGCGAATTTGACCCTAGATACTGAAAATTTGAATTGCAACGTGAATTAGCCCCCGAAAGGCCCGGACATGCTCCACCACTTAGCTAAGTGGGTAGGAGTAATGTTGGTAATATGACTAGCAGCAATTTTAAGATGGAAGTCCTCGCCGGGCCGGAACGTCGGCGGCGCTGGAGCACGGCAGAGAAGCTGGCAATCATCCACGAGACCTATGAGGCGGACGCGACGGTGAGCATCGTCGCGCGTCGGCATGGCATCCAGCCGAACCAGTTGTTCGCCTGGCGCAAGCTGGCGTCCCAAGGGGCACTGACGGCGACGGCCGCCGAAGAGGAAGTCGTTCCGGCTTCCGAATACCGAGCGCTTCAGGCCCAGGTGAAGGAGTTGCAACGCCTGTTGGGCAAGAAGACGATGGAGAGCGAAATCCTGAAGGAAGCCCTCGAAATCGCCGGTGGCCCAAAAAAACATCTGTTGCGCTCGCTCTCTCTTCCGAGGGGGATTTTGGAATGAAGACCGTCTGCGAAACTCTAGGTGTCGCCCGCTCGAATATCGCCGCGCGTGCCGCAGGCTCCCCTTCCAAAGCCAGAGGACGCCCGCCACTACCTGATCGCGAGCTGGTGGAGGACATCAAGGCCGTCATCGCCGATACGCCTACCTACGGCTATCGGCGTGTCCATGCCATCCTGCGTCGGAATGCCCGGAAACTGGGGCGTTCATGGCCGAATGCCAAGCGCGTCTACCGGGTGATGAAGCTGCACAATCTGCTACTGGTGCGTCATACCGGAGCGGTCGATGATCGCCTTCATGACGGCCGGGTCGCCGTCGAGCGTTCAAACATCAGATGGTGCTCCGACGGCTTCGAGATCGGCTGCGACAACAAAGAGAAGGTCCGCGTCGCCTTCGCCCTCGACTGCTGCGACCGCGAGGCAATTGCCCATGTCGCCACCACCGAAGGCATCAAGAGCGAAGACGTGCAGGACCTCGTGATCACCGCTGTCGAGAACCGCTTCGGCCGCATCAACATGCTATCCGAGCCCATCGAATGGCTCACCGACAACGGCTCCTGCTTCATCGCTAGGGACACGGCATCCTTGCTCCGCGAGATCGGCATGGAACCTTGCACGACACCGGTGCGAAGCCCGCAATCGAACGGCATGGCCGAGGCGTTCGTCAAAACCTTCAAGCGCGACTACGTCTCGGTCAATCCAACCCCGGATGCTGAAACCGTCATCGCTCAACTGCCGTTCTGGTTCGAGCATTACAACAATCTTCACCCGCACAGTGCTTTAGGATATCAATCGCCGCGCGAGTTCATCAACTCGCAATCTCAAACCTGAGCATGTCCGGTCTTTTGGGGGCAACTCCACAACGCAATGAGCATTGTACAAATTTAAGATGCAAAAAAGGTCGACCTCTAATGCTCTCTTCAATAAAATTTAAATTTGGTTCTGCCGCAAATCAGCCCGCCCTCGAGATTGCTACGCCCCCTTCCGTGACTATTTTCGTGGGGCCGAATAACTCCGGAAAAAGCCAATCACTGCGCGAAATAAGGAATTTTTTCGCCAGCGGACAAAACGTAGGCGGACTTGTGGTTGAAGATGTTGAGTTCTTGCCATTTACGGAAGAGCAGGCATTGTACGAACTTCAACAAATGAGAGTTGAGCCGACATTTGGTGAAACCGTTTTTCCTGACCACCAGTGGATCAAGGTCCCTCAAGGTCGCATGCAGATCCACAAGCCACAGTTCATTAACGCGCTACGGGCACCAAACAACCCACAGATGGGACTGCGGCAGATGTTCGCAACCTATGCTAATGCGTTTCTACTAGCGTTAGATGGTCCGTCCAGAATTCAATTGGTTAACCCCCAAGCTCGCGGCGATCTAAAAAATCCGGAAACCGCATTTGCAAGATTGCTCGTCGACGATGAAAGACGCTCTGCATTGCGCAAACTGGTCTACGATGCGACGGGTCTGCAATTTGTGTTGGACGCGTCGGTGGGCGATCAACTCAATGTTCGGTTCGGGTCGTCTCCCCCGCCAAATGAGCGTTCTCTTGAGGAGGTCACTCTTGCTTACATGCAGGCCGCGAAGGGCATTGAAAATGTTAGTGACGGCGTAAAGGCGTTTGCGGGCATCTTATTGCAGCTTCACGTAGGCCAGCCGAAGGTCATCACTGTCGATGAGCCTGAGGCCTTCCTTCATCCAAGCTTAGCGTTCACCCTTGGAAAGGAACTTGCAAAAGGTGCCGTTGATGAGCGGAAACACATATACGCCTCCACTCACAGTGCACAGTTTCTGATGGGGGCAATTTCTTCTGGCGCGGAAGTGAATATCATCCGTCTCACATATCAAAACGGTGCTGGGACCGCACGGTTGTTGCCGAGCGCGGATTTAAAAACTTTAATGCAAGACCCGTTGCTAAGGTCGGTAGGCGTGTTGGAAGGTCTGTTCTTCGATTGCGTTCTGGTGGGTGAGGCAAATGCTGACCGGGCCTTCTATCAAGAGATAAATGAACGATTACTCGCGCAAGGTGATGCACGCGGAGCGCCACGTACCTTGTTCCTAAACGCAGACAACAAACAGACCATACCTAGAATTGTCGCTCCATTAAGGAAGCTTGGTATTCCGACTGCCGGTGTCGTGGATATAGACGTGTTGAAGGACGGAGGCTCTGAATGGACGAAGCACCTCAATGCTATCGGCATGCCGGTCGGTGAACTTAACGCATATGCAAATAGACGTACCGCAACTCTGAAGGCTCTTCAGGACACGCAGAAAGACTACAAAAAGGAGGGCGGTATTATCTTGCTTACAAACGGCGACCTAGAAATGGCGCAAAACCTATTGGCTGATCTGGCGCGCTATGGCCTTTTCGTTGTCGCGCGTGGCGAGGTTGAGAACTGGTTGACCGATCTGGACGTTGAGCGTTCAAAGCAGAAATGGCTTCGCAATATATTTGAGAAAATGGGCAGCGATCCAAACTCTGAAGGATACGTAAAGCCCACAGCCGGCGACGTTTGGGATTTTATCGGGGACATATCTTCGTGGATGAAAAACAAAGACCGTAGAGGAATTCCGGTTTAGTGGGGCGGATGTCTAAGCACCTTATGGCTTTTTGGCAGTGCCAATGGGCGTGAAACAGTTTCACCCGATCGAAAGGCCGAAGAGCCAATCGAGATGGCGCTACAAAAGACCGTGTGGTTGCTCGCGCGACGGATTTCAATTCTTTCGCAAGGGCGCAAGGCGCAAGCCGACGGATATCCGAGCATTAAGCACAGAGTAACACGCGAGCGATGTTGTCAGACCGTACTCAACGAGCGAGGTTGTACAACCACTACGACTGACGCAGCCGTGATCGTCAGATCGTAGCAGAGTTTGCTCGACTGAGCGTATGAACGCCCAGCCATATGCACCAGTCATCCGAGGCCCTGTCGGTAGTAAGCACTACGACATGCTGCGGTTGGCAAAGCCGGAAAAGCCTCTATACGGCAAATTTACGCGTTGGCTATTGAAGCGCGGCTGTGCATAATTCTGCTGAGCGGCGGAAAGAGGATTACATGCCATTTTTTCAAGGCGTACACGTTACAAACTATCGTGGGCTAGCAAGTCTAGAAATCCCCGAATTTCGCGATGTAAATGTGATTGGCGGTTTCAATGGCGTTGGTAAATCAACGTTATTAGAAGCACTATTCATGTTGGTGGATCAAAATAATCCGACCGTTCTGCTTCGGCCCTTTATGTGGCGGAACTTGCCCGTTTCGATTGACGAGGGGACGCGCATGATATGGACGCACGGTAACGTCGGTGAGGTCGCGTCAGTAAGCGCTATTACTTCGATAGGAAAATGCGTGCTGTCGTTTAAGGTCGAGCCACAGCCGCTTTTTCCAGTGTTAGGCAATATGTTCCCTCAAAGCCCAACTACGCTCGCTGGCGTGGGTGTTACGATGACGTGCACGCTTGATGGCCAAACCCGATCCATAGTGCATTTGAAGGGACTAAGCGCTCAAGAGATGCAGGCGTGGCCTGAGCCTCAATCTCAGCCGATATCCATGGGGAGAGCCGTGATGCTGTCGCGCCGAACGATTGATCATCCCACTGAGCTTGCGCAGCGTTATTCAACGGCAGTCGCCAATCGTAAAAAAACGTGTCCTTCAACTCGTACAAGTTGTAGCGCCGGATGTTACTGAAATTACTTTGCTTCAAATCAGTGGGCAGCCGTCGTTATTCGCTTCTTTTAATAATAATGATGATATGCTTCTTCCCATTTCCATGCTTGGCGACGGCCTTAGTGCAATACTTAGTGCTGGGTTAGCAATTATTGATTGCCAAGATGGTGTTGTGTTTTTGGATGAATTTGATGGAGCAATACATTACTCGAAATTGAAGCAAATATGGGCTGAATTAATTAAGCTGGCGAAAGAAATGAATGTGCAGGTATTTGCTGCAACCCATTCACGTGAAGCTATAAAAGCTATATCCGACGCTTCGGTGATTTCTGCACTTCAAGAACGACTAATATATTTACGAATTGACAAAGTAGACGATAAAACGAAAGCAACAACTTACTTGCAGTCTGAACTCGAAGACGCTCTTTCCGACAATTGGGAAGTGCGTTGATGGCAGAACAAGGTGTGTATTTTGACACAGCCAAGCGCCCCCAAGACAAGCCGTGCTTGCTAATCGTTGAGGGGATCGATGATGCTCGCTTTTTTGACGCGTTGCTACGTGATCTTAATGCCGATCCAACGTAACCGCCCGATTGTGGCCGCCTGTTGGAAATAGCCGCGCTTATTTATGACCCGTCTATAACGACGTCGTTAGCGACGTGTTTTAGGCGAGGCCTGCGATGCGCGTGGAAATTCTCGGCGATGAACGTCGCCGACGTTGGAGTGATGAGAGCAAACTGGAGATCGTGCTGTCGGTGGGGTTCGATGGCGCGTCGGTGACTGAGGTAGCGCGCCGGTATTCGGTCACGCGGCAGCAGATTTATACCTGGCGGCGTGAGTTGCGGAAGAAGGGCCTGCTGTTGCCACCTCCGACCCCAGTGTTTCTGCCGCTGGACATGCCGCCCCCTGGAGACAACGAAGAGGCTCGGACTGTCGATGGCATGCAGGTTTTGCCTGCGATGATGGAGTTGCAATTGCGCTGCGGACGAAACCTTCGCTTCAGCGGCGATGTTGACGTGGTTGCTCTGAAGCGCCTGATCCGGGCAATCGAGGCGGTATGATCGGGCCTGGGACAGGTGTTCGGGTTTACCTTGCCTGCGGTGTCACGGACATGCGCAAGGGGATCGAGGGGCTGGCTGCTCTTGCCCAGGATGTGCTGCGCCAGAAGCCGACGGGAGGTGCGGTCTTCGCGTTTCGCGGGAGGCGGGGCGACCGTTTGAAGCTTTTGTATTTTGACGGTCAGGGGTTCTGCCTTTATTATAAAATCCTGCAGAAAGGGCGGTTTCCATGGCCGT
It encodes the following:
- a CDS encoding LysR family transcriptional regulator — translated: MYLGALFIADTVFSIGSVRETARRLSFSASTVSSALRRLETELAMKLVERASGELATLLASSKVQKSLQPILSAMRQLSALTKEPPAPENYAQWAARLPLKIATIERFLEVADQGSINRAARRLRLGQPQLSLQIANLEELFGCRLFERQAQGSVLTDAGRDVYAILASIAQAWDEMKAAADERFQRTARAVRIGSIIPTGSESWVARSLASLVARWNISGNRNTLSLMLMTADDLREALRSGRIDVAIVDSVFGLDAFEHMELVATDMVAIAPPDSTEQTLTALVENHPLCVPSPRTGIGNAAMAFGFDSGDRRRFRGRDITSADSLPVIVDLVANHGYVSFLGRVSAAPIADKVRIVNPDHVLPLSYHLAHNGRRASIDACRLIQEAVRELVGRPKVDSVQPSGTMPSP
- a CDS encoding putative quinol monooxygenase; the encoded protein is MIHVLAILTALPGKRAAVLEAFQANVPAVHAEDGCIEYTAVVDVEGANPAFGPDTFVVVEKWESMAALKAHAASAHMAACGEKVKDLMAAHAVHVLNPA
- a CDS encoding IS3 family transposase (programmed frameshift); the encoded protein is MTSSNFKMEVLAGPERRRRWSTAEKLAIIHETYEADATVSIVARRHGIQPNQLFAWRKLASQGALTATAAEEEVVPASEYRALQAQVKELQRLLGKKTMESEILKEALEIAGGPKKTSVALALSSEGDFGMKTVCETLGVARSNIAARAAGSPSKARGRPPLPDRELVEDIKAVIADTPTYGYRRVHAILRRNARKLGRSWPNAKRVYRVMKLHNLLLVRHTGAVDDRLHDGRVAVERSNIRWCSDGFEIGCDNKEKVRVAFALDCCDREAIAHVATTEGIKSEDVQDLVITAVENRFGRINMLSEPIEWLTDNGSCFIARDTASLLREIGMEPCTTPVRSPQSNGMAEAFVKTFKRDYVSVNPTPDAETVIAQLPFWFEHYNNLHPHSALGYQSPREFINSQSQT
- a CDS encoding ATP-dependent nuclease, which encodes MLSSIKFKFGSAANQPALEIATPPSVTIFVGPNNSGKSQSLREIRNFFASGQNVGGLVVEDVEFLPFTEEQALYELQQMRVEPTFGETVFPDHQWIKVPQGRMQIHKPQFINALRAPNNPQMGLRQMFATYANAFLLALDGPSRIQLVNPQARGDLKNPETAFARLLVDDERRSALRKLVYDATGLQFVLDASVGDQLNVRFGSSPPPNERSLEEVTLAYMQAAKGIENVSDGVKAFAGILLQLHVGQPKVITVDEPEAFLHPSLAFTLGKELAKGAVDERKHIYASTHSAQFLMGAISSGAEVNIIRLTYQNGAGTARLLPSADLKTLMQDPLLRSVGVLEGLFFDCVLVGEANADRAFYQEINERLLAQGDARGAPRTLFLNADNKQTIPRIVAPLRKLGIPTAGVVDIDVLKDGGSEWTKHLNAIGMPVGELNAYANRRTATLKALQDTQKDYKKEGGIILLTNGDLEMAQNLLADLARYGLFVVARGEVENWLTDLDVERSKQKWLRNIFEKMGSDPNSEGYVKPTAGDVWDFIGDISSWMKNKDRRGIPV
- a CDS encoding AAA family ATPase, with the translated sequence MIIPLSLRSVIQRQSPIVKKRVLQLVQVVAPDVTEITLLQISGQPSLFASFNNNDDMLLPISMLGDGLSAILSAGLAIIDCQDGVVFLDEFDGAIHYSKLKQIWAELIKLAKEMNVQVFAATHSREAIKAISDASVISALQERLIYLRIDKVDDKTKATTYLQSELEDALSDNWEVR
- the tnpA gene encoding IS66-like element accessory protein TnpA — translated: MRVEILGDERRRRWSDESKLEIVLSVGFDGASVTEVARRYSVTRQQIYTWRRELRKKGLLLPPPTPVFLPLDMPPPGDNEEARTVDGMQVLPAMMELQLRCGRNLRFSGDVDVVALKRLIRAIEAV
- the tnpB gene encoding IS66 family insertion sequence element accessory protein TnpB (TnpB, as the term is used for proteins encoded by IS66 family insertion elements, is considered an accessory protein, since TnpC, encoded by a neighboring gene, is a DDE family transposase.) is translated as MRKGIEGLAALAQDVLRQKPTGGAVFAFRGRRGDRLKLLYFDGQGFCLYYKILQKGRFPWPSAVDGAARLTSAQLAMLWEGIDWRRPDWGSPPARVS